From the genome of Thermodesulfobacteriota bacterium, one region includes:
- a CDS encoding NAD(P)H-hydrate dehydratase, whose protein sequence is MLLVSAEEMREMDRQTIDSYGLPGRVLMEVAGRGAVRWLLECFPEVLEMKIAVLAGRGNNGGDGFVMARHLHHLGGRVTVFLLTEADRISGDAAANLALARASEVPVIGLPDEAAFAAHRSALAHQELFIDAILGTGLQSEVKGFFKTVIDYLNGSGKPVFAVDIPSGLNADTGHPCGVCVRADATATFGFAKTGLVLYPGADFAGDLSVVDIGIPPFIADRVAPDKRLLTENMVSGYVMPRPSDTHKGITGHLLAAAGSCGKTGAAKMTALSALRAGAGLVTLAVPAGVHAMTAAGLTEVMTLPAGKPDCQFFDQSCLDLIMTALEGKFCLALGPGIGTDPATADMVRELVRTAHCPQVIDADGLNCLAGHLDILKARSGRIVLTPHPGEMARLTGLTAREVQRDRITCARSLAEQFGVYVVLKGAGTVIAHPDGKIYINRTGNPGMAAGGMGDVLTGLIAGFICQGYDIGQAAHLGVYLHGAAADRLAEKRGPGYLASEVMAEIPEAMAALMKP, encoded by the coding sequence CGGCCGTGTTTTGATGGAAGTCGCCGGACGGGGGGCCGTGCGCTGGCTGCTGGAGTGTTTTCCGGAAGTGCTGGAAATGAAAATCGCCGTGCTGGCAGGACGGGGCAACAACGGCGGCGACGGCTTTGTCATGGCGCGCCACCTTCACCATCTGGGCGGCCGGGTAACAGTCTTTCTGCTGACGGAGGCAGACCGGATCAGCGGGGACGCCGCGGCCAATCTGGCCCTGGCCAGGGCTTCGGAAGTTCCCGTCATCGGCCTGCCGGACGAGGCCGCCTTCGCGGCGCACCGCTCCGCCCTGGCCCACCAGGAATTGTTTATCGACGCCATTCTGGGGACCGGCCTGCAATCCGAGGTCAAAGGCTTTTTTAAAACCGTCATCGATTATCTCAACGGATCCGGAAAACCGGTTTTCGCCGTGGACATTCCCTCGGGCCTGAACGCCGACACCGGCCACCCCTGCGGCGTCTGCGTCCGGGCGGACGCCACCGCCACCTTCGGGTTCGCCAAGACCGGTCTGGTCCTTTACCCGGGCGCGGATTTTGCCGGGGACTTAAGCGTGGTCGACATCGGGATCCCGCCCTTTATCGCCGACCGGGTCGCGCCGGACAAGCGGTTGCTGACCGAAAACATGGTGTCCGGATACGTCATGCCCCGGCCATCGGACACCCATAAAGGGATAACCGGGCACCTGCTGGCGGCGGCGGGTTCGTGCGGCAAGACCGGGGCCGCCAAAATGACCGCCCTTTCGGCCTTGAGGGCCGGCGCCGGGCTGGTGACCCTGGCCGTTCCGGCCGGAGTTCACGCCATGACGGCCGCCGGCCTGACCGAGGTGATGACCCTGCCGGCGGGAAAGCCGGATTGTCAATTTTTCGATCAATCCTGCCTGGATTTGATCATGACGGCCCTGGAGGGAAAGTTCTGCCTGGCCCTGGGGCCGGGAATCGGAACCGATCCGGCCACGGCCGACATGGTCCGCGAACTGGTCCGGACGGCGCACTGCCCCCAGGTCATTGACGCCGACGGTCTGAACTGCCTGGCCGGGCACCTGGATATATTAAAAGCCCGGTCTGGCCGCATCGTCCTGACCCCCCACCCGGGTGAAATGGCCAGATTGACCGGCCTGACCGCCCGGGAGGTTCAGCGGGACCGGATCACCTGCGCCCGGAGTCTGGCGGAACAGTTTGGGGTCTATGTCGTTCTCAAGGGCGCCGGCACGGTCATCGCCCACCCGGACGGGAAAATTTACATCAACCGCACCGGTAACCCCGGCATGGCCGCGGGCGGCATGGGCGACGTGCTGACCGGCCTCATCGCCGGGTTCATCTGCCAGGGATATGACATCGGACAGGCGGCCCATCTGGGCGTTTACCTTCACGGCGCGGCCGCCGACCGCCTGGCGGAAAAACGCGGCCCCGGCTACCTGGCCTCGGAGGTCATGGCCGAAATTCCCGAGGCCATGGCCGCTTTGATGAAACCCTAA